From the genome of Malus sylvestris chromosome 6, drMalSylv7.2, whole genome shotgun sequence, one region includes:
- the LOC126627537 gene encoding NDR1/HIN1-like protein 12, whose protein sequence is MTKPKKLIHGPHHQRTTHPLVWFAAIICTVIAIAVIIAGIAVFVGYMIIHPRVPFITVTSAHLDNFQNSVAGLVDTEITIVVRAENDNTKAHAVYSDTSFILSFQGLNIAKLVAYPFEVKKNSSVDFHYLVQSSSIPLSPELMDQVDISLKRDKIIFNLKGNLRARWRVGLLGSVKFWVHLNCQLKFHPSNGTYIRSPCSSRAK, encoded by the coding sequence AtgacaaaaccaaaaaaattaatccATGGTCCGCATCACCAAAGAACCACACACCCTTTGGTTTGGTTTGCAGCCATCATCTGCACCGTTATAGCCATAGCCGTGATCATCGCGGGCATCGCGGTGTTTGTCGGCTACATGATCATCCATCCGAGGGTGCCTTTCATCACCGTCACCTCCGCTCATCTCGACAACTTCCAAAACTCCGTGGCCGGTCTTGTTGATACGGAGATCACCATTGTGGTAAGGGCGGAGAACGACAACACCAAAGCGCACGCAGTGTATTCGGACACGAGCTTCATTCTAAGCTTCCAAGGGCTGAACATTGCCAAGCTGGTGGCGTATCCGTTTGAAGTCAAGAAAAATAGTTCAGTTGATTTTCATTACTTGGTGCAATCATCGTCGATTCCTCTGAGTCCGGAGCTGATGGATCAAGTCGACATTTCGTTGAAGCGGgacaaaattatttttaactTGAAGGGGAACCTGAGGGCAAGGTGGAGAGTAGGGCTGCTTGGTTCAGTGAAGTTCTGGGTTCACTTGAATTGTCAGCTCAAGTTTCATCCCTCAAATGGAACCTACATACGCTCTCCCTGCAGCTCAAGGGCAAAATAG